The Barnesiella propionica genome has a window encoding:
- a CDS encoding restriction endonuclease subunit S: protein MEKRTLQEIAEIRSGMNLQIQNNGDVYYLQIKDINNDGTSLRNDTALVKLNETQKKHILLPGDILFVSKGYKHSFLLFSSISDRPSVASASFIIIRPDQEKILPEYLCWYMNREEILNLFNTKKFKNKMPSVNKNELIHLTVEVPGLEMQKGIVNTLFLHRREIEIQRKLIELRKEEMNTTLIQLIRKS, encoded by the coding sequence ATGGAAAAAAGAACTTTGCAGGAAATTGCAGAAATACGATCCGGAATGAATCTCCAGATACAAAATAACGGCGATGTTTATTATTTACAGATAAAAGATATAAACAATGATGGTACGTCTCTAAGAAATGACACGGCTTTGGTAAAACTTAACGAAACACAAAAAAAACATATTCTTTTACCAGGGGATATATTATTCGTTTCTAAAGGTTACAAACACAGCTTCCTGCTCTTTTCATCCATATCCGATCGTCCATCAGTCGCTTCGGCATCATTTATTATCATCCGTCCCGACCAGGAAAAAATACTACCGGAATACCTGTGCTGGTATATGAACCGCGAAGAAATATTGAATCTGTTCAATACAAAAAAGTTTAAAAATAAAATGCCTTCGGTAAATAAAAATGAGCTCATTCATCTCACCGTCGAAGTACCCGGCCTTGAAATGCAAAAGGGCATAGTAAACACCTTGTTTTTACATCGCAGAGAAATTGAAATACAGCGCAAGCTTATCGAGTTGCGAAAAGAAGAAATGAATACGACACTTATTCAGCTTATTCGAAAATCATGA
- a CDS encoding DedA family protein yields MDSLSFIQWCLENLNYWTITLLMAIESSFIPFPSEVVIPPAAYMAAATGELNVYLVALFGTLGADIGALINYFLAKWIGRPLVYRFANSRFGHMCLIDESKVEKAEDYFNKHGIMSTFFGRLVPAVRQLISIPAGLAKMNLSKFILFTTLGAGVWNAILAFIGYHLQSVVPQDQLMAKVTEYSSEIGYVFIALAVIIVGYLVYKAWKK; encoded by the coding sequence ATGGATTCATTGTCTTTTATACAGTGGTGTTTAGAGAATCTCAATTACTGGACCATAACATTACTTATGGCTATTGAAAGCTCGTTCATCCCTTTCCCGTCCGAAGTAGTGATACCTCCCGCCGCTTATATGGCTGCGGCTACCGGAGAGCTTAATGTATATCTGGTCGCCTTGTTCGGTACTTTAGGAGCCGATATAGGTGCATTAATCAATTATTTTTTAGCCAAATGGATAGGCCGTCCGCTTGTTTACCGGTTTGCGAACAGCCGTTTCGGTCATATGTGCCTTATAGATGAAAGCAAAGTAGAGAAAGCTGAAGATTATTTCAACAAACACGGCATTATGTCCACATTCTTCGGAAGACTGGTACCTGCCGTAAGGCAATTGATCTCTATTCCCGCCGGACTTGCAAAAATGAACTTATCTAAATTCATCCTGTTCACTACCTTAGGTGCCGGAGTATGGAATGCCATACTGGCTTTTATCGGCTATCACTTGCAATCGGTCGTACCGCAAGACCAGTTAATGGCAAAAGTTACCGAATACAGTTCGGAAATAGGTTATGTATTCATCGCATTAGCTGTGATAATCGTAGGGTATTTGGTCTATAAAGCCTGGAAAAAATAA
- a CDS encoding FprA family A-type flavoprotein produces MEITEFVKNIHYVGVNDRVKQKFEGLWPLPNGVSYNSYLITDEKTALIDTVDLCYGERFLAKIQAILGDKPIDYLIINHMEPDHSASISLIRQVYPKMKIVGNAKTLSMIEGFYGICDYFMEIKDGDVLPLGKKKLRFYLTPMVHWPETMMTYCENDALLFSGDAFGCFGAVDGGVTDEQMNTDRYWSEMYRYYSNIVGKYGSPVQKALAKLAEVKIETICSTHGPVWQKNVEKVISIYDKLSRYEAEEGVVIAYGSMYGNTEQMAEEIARELAAQGIKNVVMYNLSFTDPSYVLSDIFRYKGLIIGGPTYSNQLFPPVEALTRMIEVRDIKNRIFGYFGSFTWAGASVRRLGTFAETMKWTNVCSPVEMKQGITPDKTAECCSLARNFVTLLKG; encoded by the coding sequence ATGGAGATAACCGAGTTTGTAAAAAACATACATTACGTAGGTGTTAATGACCGTGTAAAACAAAAATTCGAAGGACTCTGGCCTTTGCCAAACGGGGTCTCTTATAACTCCTACCTGATAACCGACGAGAAAACCGCACTCATCGATACCGTGGATCTATGTTACGGAGAACGGTTCCTCGCCAAAATACAAGCCATACTTGGCGATAAACCCATTGATTATCTTATAATCAATCATATGGAGCCCGACCATTCGGCTTCGATCAGCCTTATTCGCCAGGTATATCCCAAGATGAAAATCGTGGGTAACGCCAAAACCTTGAGTATGATCGAAGGGTTTTACGGCATTTGCGATTATTTCATGGAAATAAAAGACGGAGATGTCTTGCCTTTGGGAAAAAAGAAACTCCGCTTCTATTTGACACCTATGGTACACTGGCCCGAGACCATGATGACCTATTGCGAGAATGATGCTCTCTTATTTTCCGGAGACGCATTCGGTTGCTTCGGTGCTGTGGACGGAGGGGTTACGGATGAACAGATGAATACCGACAGGTATTGGAGCGAAATGTACCGTTATTATTCTAATATCGTAGGCAAATACGGTTCTCCCGTACAAAAAGCACTGGCAAAACTGGCTGAAGTTAAAATAGAAACTATCTGTTCGACACACGGCCCCGTATGGCAGAAGAACGTAGAAAAAGTAATATCCATATATGATAAATTAAGCCGGTACGAAGCTGAAGAGGGAGTAGTAATAGCCTATGGCAGCATGTATGGGAATACAGAGCAAATGGCTGAAGAAATAGCCAGGGAACTGGCAGCGCAGGGCATTAAGAATGTTGTCATGTATAACCTCAGTTTTACTGATCCTTCTTATGTCCTCAGTGATATTTTCCGTTATAAAGGGCTTATTATCGGAGGACCCACTTATTCTAACCAATTATTCCCGCCTGTAGAAGCACTTACCCGCATGATCGAAGTAAGAGATATAAAAAACAGGATATTCGGCTATTTCGGTTCGTTTACCTGGGCAGGAGCTTCTGTCCGCAGATTGGGAACGTTTGCCGAAACCATGAAATGGACAAACGTATGTTCGCCTGTAGAGATGAAACAGGGTATCACTCCTGACAAAACAGCAGAATGTTGTTCTCTGGCCCGGAATTTCGTAACATTACTAAAAGGATAA
- a CDS encoding L-serine ammonia-lyase, with protein MDSIKTIFRIGTGPSSSHTMAPRRASIIFAGRHPDAIRFSVTLYGSLAATGKGHMTDKAILDELAPIAPTEIIWKPKVFLPEHPNGMKFEAWDALGTLLECWTTFSIGGGALSEDTDENTEVYDLNSMNDILAWCNETGCSFWEYVEKHEEKDIWDYLSNVWEVMVSSIHRGLEAEGVLPGGLGVQRKACNYMMRAQGYKGSAKSHGQIYAYALASSEENASGHTIVTAPTCGSCGVLPAVLYHLKMSRELSDKRIIRAIATAGLFGTVVKHNASLSGAKVGCQGEVGVACAMAAAAACQLFGGTTAQIEYAAEMGLEHHLGLTCDPVCGLVQIPCIERNAFAATRAFDANVYAMFSDGRHRVDFDKVVKVMKETGNDIPSLYKETSEGGLAKTYKSK; from the coding sequence ATGGACTCGATAAAAACTATATTCCGCATAGGTACAGGCCCTTCCAGCAGCCATACCATGGCTCCCCGCAGGGCTTCTATCATATTTGCCGGACGTCATCCCGACGCCATCAGGTTTTCTGTTACTTTATACGGAAGTCTCGCAGCAACCGGAAAAGGACATATGACCGACAAAGCTATCCTGGATGAACTGGCTCCTATCGCCCCGACCGAGATCATCTGGAAACCGAAAGTTTTCCTTCCTGAACATCCCAACGGAATGAAATTCGAAGCATGGGACGCTTTAGGAACTCTCTTGGAATGTTGGACAACCTTCAGTATAGGAGGAGGAGCATTAAGTGAAGATACTGACGAAAACACAGAAGTGTACGACCTGAATTCGATGAACGACATACTGGCCTGGTGTAATGAAACAGGATGTTCCTTCTGGGAATATGTCGAAAAGCATGAGGAAAAAGACATTTGGGATTATCTTTCTAATGTATGGGAGGTAATGGTTTCCTCCATACATAGAGGACTGGAGGCGGAAGGTGTATTACCCGGAGGACTCGGCGTTCAACGAAAAGCCTGTAACTATATGATGCGTGCCCAAGGGTATAAAGGTTCTGCTAAAAGTCACGGGCAGATTTATGCCTACGCACTTGCTTCAAGCGAAGAAAACGCATCGGGACATACGATTGTCACCGCTCCTACCTGCGGTTCCTGCGGTGTACTTCCGGCCGTGCTGTATCACTTAAAAATGAGCCGGGAATTATCGGATAAACGTATTATCAGGGCTATTGCCACAGCCGGTCTGTTTGGTACGGTAGTGAAACATAATGCCTCCCTTTCGGGAGCTAAAGTGGGTTGCCAGGGAGAAGTGGGAGTTGCATGTGCAATGGCAGCTGCAGCCGCTTGCCAGCTTTTCGGAGGAACGACAGCACAAATAGAATATGCAGCAGAAATGGGACTTGAGCATCACCTGGGACTGACCTGCGACCCGGTATGCGGATTAGTCCAGATTCCCTGTATAGAAAGGAATGCTTTTGCCGCCACGCGTGCTTTCGACGCAAACGTATATGCCATGTTTTCAGACGGGCGACACCGGGTCGATTTCGATAAAGTAGTAAAAGTAATGAAAGAGACCGGTAACGATATTCCAAGCCTGTATAAAGAAACATCGGAAGGCGGACTGGCAAAAACTTATAAAAGCAAATAA
- a CDS encoding DcaP family trimeric outer membrane transporter: MEKKYLMGLLLGACALMPAAAQDSPPVALEVTSLCDTVCHEPARVVLLVGNKAVKDEIMKMFYDTRSLHFQDPRAPRFLFIDQKGRAALGIGGYVKGTMSYDFNGISDSKDFIPFDIPAPSNPAERSQFQMDASTTRIFLKLVGNNNLMGKYMAYIETDFRGGNSNSLRLRQAYIKMRHVQAGLAWSTFVDAVAGPPTIDYQGPNGEVSVRNVMLQYFGNIGSRWSYAVAAEAPSVSYTTVNAKSSYIKQRMPDIPLYLQYGWNENNNHIRVSGLFRGLSYRNLVTHKNLMKLGWAVQLTGLANITPKLLFYYEGVYGRGYGEYVDDLNGNGVDLIPDARREGDMKAPESWGVVGGLQYNFTPSLFISASYSQCRLYGAETLGPQGYKYGQYIVGNIFYNLTKDCQIGAEYLFGRRVNQNEQKGSANRLNAMIQYNF; this comes from the coding sequence ATGGAAAAAAAGTATTTGATGGGTCTGCTTTTGGGAGCCTGTGCGCTCATGCCTGCAGCGGCCCAGGATTCTCCTCCGGTGGCTTTGGAAGTGACGAGCCTGTGCGATACGGTATGTCATGAACCGGCCAGAGTAGTGCTGCTTGTAGGCAATAAGGCTGTAAAAGATGAAATCATGAAGATGTTCTATGATACCCGTAGCCTTCATTTTCAGGATCCGAGGGCGCCGCGATTTTTGTTTATAGACCAGAAAGGACGTGCGGCTTTAGGAATAGGCGGGTATGTAAAAGGAACGATGTCTTATGATTTCAACGGGATATCGGATAGTAAGGATTTTATTCCGTTCGATATTCCGGCCCCATCCAATCCGGCAGAACGCAGTCAGTTCCAGATGGACGCTTCCACTACCCGTATATTCCTTAAATTGGTGGGAAATAATAATTTGATGGGAAAATATATGGCTTATATCGAAACCGATTTCAGAGGAGGAAATAGCAATTCTTTAAGGCTTCGTCAGGCTTACATCAAAATGCGTCATGTTCAGGCCGGTCTTGCCTGGAGTACGTTCGTCGATGCTGTAGCCGGGCCTCCGACCATAGATTATCAGGGGCCTAACGGGGAAGTAAGCGTGCGAAATGTTATGCTTCAGTATTTCGGCAATATAGGCAGCCGCTGGAGTTATGCCGTGGCGGCAGAAGCCCCTTCAGTATCTTATACTACGGTAAATGCCAAGAGCAGTTATATAAAGCAACGTATGCCTGATATACCGTTGTATCTGCAATACGGATGGAATGAAAATAATAATCATATCCGTGTGTCCGGATTGTTCCGTGGCCTGTCTTACCGTAATCTGGTTACGCATAAGAACCTGATGAAACTCGGTTGGGCTGTACAGCTGACCGGTTTAGCAAACATCACGCCAAAGCTGCTGTTCTATTATGAAGGCGTGTATGGACGAGGATATGGCGAATATGTCGACGACCTGAACGGAAATGGAGTGGATCTGATCCCTGATGCCCGTCGCGAAGGCGATATGAAAGCCCCGGAATCCTGGGGTGTCGTAGGAGGGCTACAATATAATTTTACTCCGTCGTTGTTTATCTCGGCATCCTATAGCCAGTGCCGTTTGTATGGTGCTGAAACATTAGGCCCCCAAGGGTATAAGTACGGACAATATATCGTAGGAAATATATTTTATAACCTCACGAAAGATTGCCAGATAGGAGCCGAATATTTGTTCGGCCGCCGGGTGAACCAGAATGAACAAAAAGGTTCGGCAAACCGGCTGAATGCTATGATACAATATAATTTCTGA
- a CDS encoding site-specific integrase produces the protein MRSTFKVLFYLKRNEEKKNGQVPVMCRITIDGSISQFSCKTTIDPKLWDISAGRASGKSNEAIAVNRRLDAIRVGINKHYTDIFEREGYINAEKVKNAYLGLDQKRLTLLTVYKDFLEDFEKLYKSGSRSKSTYYKYLRTYDLLEEFIKYKFNRKDIALKEIQPAFITDFDFFLRMEKGHSHNTVWIHQMPLRKMITIAVNKGWLYRDPFWEYEITAEEVDRGFLSEEEITALMDASFRRKKREVVRDMFIFCCYTGLSFRDLKNLTTENLQTGFDGHPWIITRRQKTNVSSNIWLLDVPLQIIEKYKGTAKGDKLLPVPCYETLRNSIKEIAKECGITKDVSWHMSRHTYATQICLTNGVPMESLSKMLGHKSIKTTEIYGKILDKKVGNDMQKLSITLNNKQKKTSLRLVSGM, from the coding sequence ATGAGAAGTACATTTAAGGTTTTGTTTTACCTGAAACGGAACGAGGAAAAGAAGAACGGACAAGTACCCGTTATGTGTCGCATCACAATCGACGGAAGCATATCGCAGTTCAGTTGTAAAACCACTATCGACCCCAAACTTTGGGATATTTCAGCGGGCAGGGCATCCGGCAAGAGTAATGAAGCCATAGCGGTAAATCGCAGGCTGGATGCTATTCGTGTCGGTATCAATAAACATTATACCGATATATTCGAGCGCGAGGGCTACATCAATGCCGAGAAAGTCAAAAACGCCTATTTGGGCTTAGACCAAAAGCGGCTTACACTCTTAACGGTATATAAAGATTTCTTGGAAGATTTCGAGAAATTGTATAAGAGCGGTAGCCGCAGTAAGTCCACCTATTACAAATATTTGCGGACTTATGACCTGCTCGAAGAATTTATAAAGTATAAGTTCAATCGCAAGGATATTGCCCTAAAGGAGATACAGCCCGCATTTATTACGGACTTCGATTTTTTCCTGCGTATGGAAAAAGGACACTCCCATAATACAGTGTGGATTCATCAAATGCCGCTCCGTAAGATGATAACCATTGCGGTAAACAAAGGCTGGCTGTACCGCGACCCCTTTTGGGAATATGAAATAACCGCCGAAGAAGTGGATAGGGGCTTTCTGTCGGAAGAAGAAATTACGGCGTTAATGGATGCAAGTTTCCGCCGTAAAAAGCGGGAAGTGGTACGGGATATGTTCATTTTCTGCTGTTACACGGGCTTGTCGTTCCGCGACCTGAAAAACCTTACGACCGAAAACCTGCAAACAGGTTTCGACGGGCATCCGTGGATTATTACACGCCGTCAAAAAACAAATGTATCGTCTAATATATGGTTGCTCGATGTTCCGCTCCAAATCATCGAGAAGTACAAGGGAACAGCTAAAGGCGATAAGCTGTTGCCCGTTCCCTGTTATGAAACCCTGCGGAACAGCATAAAAGAGATTGCCAAAGAGTGCGGGATAACTAAAGACGTAAGCTGGCACATGAGCCGCCATACCTACGCTACCCAAATTTGCTTAACCAACGGCGTACCTATGGAATCGTTAAGCAAAATGCTCGGTCATAAGAGCATTAAGACGACCGAAATTTACGGCAAGATACTTGATAAAAAGGTCGGTAACGATATGCAGAAGCTATCTATTACCCTTAACAACAAGCAGAAGAAAACCTCGTTACGCCTCGTAAGCGGTATGTAG
- a CDS encoding N-6 DNA methylase, producing MKTDSIKQAVELLFDIHNKISQNLSDNICQEYIGGLLFLNIVSIQDAGKQNSPKQEIWGGLFDRIEEQVTARKEGRNYFGSLPLIVSQPETGKKINELLIQAENENRNYIKRDGYKDIFSSIDYTLLQKEHLQILTEGIKKLGPILSSRQITGKIYSDYLTLCETENYTDPCNTYLPELFSGILKYESGHTLYDAKGKNGLLLLKCRNNEENILYAQENDPILRLVSKLNMFFNEVKDHCIRNEHALKRPLLKSNRTLLKFDISVCICLSEKKSVLPSEDKIYHRFERGLPPVRHIGWAYLSHLVSVTRKKGIGIIAMPTSTFAAQGSCNHIRKNFIREKVIETVIFLPDNITVIIFRPGVSSNETLLLNVPEWSDISSITDDYLQYRRNGTISQNNNYKIMEIEDWNNNNFNIHPAKLFRKPFPDTRQEKNPDLLRKEITLLEAELSHIRSQLEREIGKLMK from the coding sequence ATGAAAACAGACTCTATTAAACAAGCGGTAGAACTACTTTTCGATATACACAATAAAATAAGTCAAAACTTATCGGACAATATCTGCCAGGAATATATCGGAGGATTACTGTTCCTTAATATCGTAAGTATTCAGGATGCCGGTAAACAGAATAGTCCAAAACAAGAAATATGGGGAGGTTTGTTTGACCGGATCGAAGAACAAGTAACTGCACGAAAAGAGGGTAGAAATTATTTCGGCTCTTTACCTCTAATCGTTTCACAACCGGAAACCGGAAAAAAGATCAATGAATTGCTGATTCAGGCCGAAAACGAAAACCGGAATTATATCAAACGTGACGGATATAAAGACATATTTTCTTCTATCGACTATACATTGCTGCAAAAGGAGCATTTACAGATATTAACAGAAGGCATAAAAAAATTAGGGCCGATCCTTTCCAGCCGTCAGATTACCGGAAAAATATACTCGGATTATCTGACGTTATGCGAGACTGAAAACTACACAGATCCCTGTAATACATATCTGCCAGAACTATTTTCAGGAATCCTAAAATATGAATCCGGACATACGCTGTACGATGCCAAAGGGAAAAACGGACTTCTGCTTTTGAAATGCAGAAACAATGAAGAAAATATTTTATACGCACAAGAAAATGACCCCATCCTCAGGCTGGTTTCAAAGCTCAATATGTTCTTCAACGAAGTAAAAGATCATTGCATCAGAAACGAACATGCACTCAAGAGGCCATTGCTCAAAAGTAACCGAACTCTGCTCAAGTTTGATATAAGCGTATGCATTTGCCTTTCAGAAAAAAAAAGTGTGCTACCTTCGGAAGATAAAATTTATCATCGTTTTGAACGTGGACTTCCGCCCGTCCGCCATATCGGATGGGCTTATTTATCCCATCTGGTATCTGTAACAAGAAAAAAGGGCATAGGTATTATCGCTATGCCTACTTCAACATTCGCCGCTCAAGGAAGTTGTAACCATATACGTAAAAACTTTATCCGTGAAAAGGTCATCGAAACCGTTATATTTCTACCGGATAACATTACAGTCATTATATTCCGGCCAGGAGTTTCAAGTAATGAAACTCTTTTGCTGAATGTTCCCGAATGGAGTGATATATCTTCCATAACCGACGATTATCTTCAATATCGCCGGAACGGTACCATTTCCCAAAATAACAATTACAAAATAATGGAAATTGAAGATTGGAATAATAATAATTTCAACATTCATCCGGCAAAATTATTCAGAAAACCGTTCCCGGATACACGACAAGAAAAAAATCCCGATCTGTTAAGAAAAGAAATCACCCTACTGGAAGCCGAACTCAGTCATATCCGTTCCCAGTTGGAAAGAGAAATAGGAAAATTGATGAAATGA
- a CDS encoding outer membrane beta-barrel family protein, translating into MKKPASTALALILFCASGYTQTSLKTDSIPVNDSTWIALPEVMVKGERPVIKVEDGKLNYNIPLLVKDKPVTNAYEVLKEIPGMMEQNDVLSLAGTSGVTFLINGQKTNLTYEQIMSVLKSTPASRIGNVEIMYSAPPQYNVRGAAVNLLFTDPSVGTDMWQGEISGTFEQKYYSQGSGRANLIFSNNGFTADIMYAYNNTQVRMKEEMLSYPLFKEQRYDIKQLNLGHAQFPNHNIRAAIEYGFKNKDKISASYTGQYTDTENRRMSDMTLRKNKSDNNDVYKIFTDNTVKGPSKLHNIQLDYQSHFGLNVGGNYTYYNDNSTQDMENTPQLEGLPHFINSESEQEVKKAMVYINMTHDLAHNWNLNYGGNATYTHSRNISSSYMDGNVDDEASFLGKQQEMTANLFVGFSKSFNDKFSVQASVSSEYYKTTEKERNIEKTLWKDIAFFPNANISYVFCPEHILQLSLSSDKQYPSYWILNPTVYHINAYSEIQGSPDLQPSRKYNTSLQYILKQKYVFIAYFNYQPDYFTQMGYQSSDELKTVFKQFNFKYKRDMGITLVIPFRVKEILNSTLVLNGNYLTERCDDFYDIPFNRSKWFNVVQLNNDIKISTKPDLKLNVSGYYTTKAIQGIMDLGSTYNVSAGVTWTFDKGRAKLIIKGNDLFNSTTPTVNTNYKGQLSRMNITPDSRTLNISFIYRFGGFKEKEKKEIDTSRFGSSM; encoded by the coding sequence ATGAAAAAACCGGCAAGCACAGCACTGGCTCTTATTCTATTTTGCGCATCGGGTTATACACAAACATCGCTAAAAACAGACTCTATACCGGTGAACGACAGCACCTGGATAGCATTACCCGAAGTTATGGTAAAAGGAGAACGTCCCGTTATAAAAGTGGAAGACGGAAAACTGAATTATAATATCCCTTTGCTCGTTAAGGATAAACCCGTCACCAACGCTTATGAAGTATTAAAAGAAATTCCGGGAATGATGGAACAGAACGATGTTCTTTCTCTTGCCGGTACAAGCGGAGTAACTTTTCTTATCAACGGACAAAAGACAAACCTTACCTATGAACAAATCATGTCGGTTTTAAAATCGACACCCGCCTCCCGCATAGGTAACGTAGAAATCATGTATAGCGCTCCGCCCCAATATAATGTACGGGGAGCCGCCGTAAACCTGCTATTCACCGATCCCTCTGTCGGAACCGATATGTGGCAGGGTGAAATATCCGGAACATTTGAACAAAAATATTACAGCCAGGGAAGCGGACGGGCAAACCTTATTTTCAGTAATAACGGATTTACAGCCGATATTATGTACGCCTACAATAACACACAAGTCCGCATGAAAGAAGAAATGCTGTCCTATCCCTTATTCAAGGAACAACGTTACGACATCAAACAATTAAATCTGGGACACGCCCAATTCCCCAATCACAATATAAGAGCGGCTATAGAATACGGTTTCAAAAACAAAGATAAAATAAGCGCATCTTATACAGGCCAATATACAGACACCGAAAATCGCAGGATGTCCGATATGACTTTAAGAAAAAATAAATCCGATAATAATGATGTGTATAAAATATTTACGGATAACACGGTTAAGGGACCCTCCAAACTACACAATATACAGTTGGATTACCAAAGCCACTTCGGATTAAATGTAGGCGGGAACTATACTTATTACAATGACAATTCTACTCAAGATATGGAAAATACACCTCAATTGGAAGGATTGCCGCATTTTATCAATTCCGAATCGGAACAAGAAGTAAAAAAAGCGATGGTTTACATCAATATGACTCATGACCTGGCTCATAACTGGAACCTGAATTACGGAGGTAACGCCACGTATACTCACAGCCGTAACATTTCATCCTCATATATGGACGGAAACGTAGATGACGAGGCCTCTTTCCTCGGCAAGCAACAGGAAATGACTGCAAACCTTTTTGTAGGATTCAGTAAATCTTTTAATGATAAATTTTCGGTACAAGCTTCTGTTTCAAGCGAATACTACAAAACAACCGAAAAGGAAAGAAACATAGAAAAAACCTTATGGAAAGATATCGCATTTTTTCCAAATGCCAACATCAGTTATGTATTTTGTCCGGAGCATATTTTGCAGTTATCATTGTCCAGCGACAAGCAATATCCTTCTTATTGGATATTGAATCCGACCGTTTATCATATCAACGCTTACAGTGAAATACAAGGCAGCCCTGATCTGCAACCCTCCCGAAAATACAACACAAGCCTGCAATATATACTGAAGCAAAAATATGTATTTATCGCCTACTTCAATTATCAGCCCGACTATTTTACACAAATGGGTTACCAAAGTTCTGATGAATTGAAAACCGTTTTCAAACAATTTAATTTCAAATACAAACGGGATATGGGCATAACACTCGTAATACCGTTCCGCGTCAAAGAAATTTTAAATTCCACTCTGGTTCTAAACGGGAACTATCTTACCGAACGATGTGACGATTTCTATGATATACCGTTCAACCGCAGTAAGTGGTTCAACGTCGTACAACTCAACAACGATATAAAAATAAGTACAAAACCGGATCTAAAACTGAACGTTTCAGGTTATTATACGACAAAAGCCATACAAGGTATCATGGACTTAGGTTCCACTTATAATGTTTCGGCCGGCGTTACGTGGACATTTGACAAAGGCAGGGCCAAACTCATCATTAAAGGAAACGACCTGTTCAACAGTACGACCCCCACAGTAAACACTAATTATAAAGGACAGCTCAGCCGTATGAATATCACGCCGGATTCCCGTACTTTAAACATATCTTTTATCTATCGTTTCGGCGGATTTAAAGAAAAAGAGAAAAAAGAAATAGATACTTCAAGATTCGGGAGCAGTATGTAA
- a CDS encoding uracil-DNA glycosylase family protein, protein MNTESHLLQPFLPSTARLLMLGSFPPKKERWSMDFYYPNLQNDMWRIYGILFFGNKDFFVDKPNKCFKEQEIREFLTRTGIAIGDTARTVIRHKDNASDKFLEITEKINLTQVLDKIPECHTIVTTGQKATDTLLTIIKAEEPKVGTYSPFVYHNREMRLYRMPSSSRAYPKPLEEKAAVYSVLFRDLNMLP, encoded by the coding sequence ATGAATACCGAATCACATTTATTACAACCATTTCTTCCTTCAACAGCACGGCTTCTTATGTTAGGAAGTTTTCCCCCAAAAAAAGAACGATGGTCGATGGACTTCTATTATCCCAACCTGCAAAATGACATGTGGAGAATATACGGCATATTGTTTTTCGGTAATAAAGATTTTTTCGTGGACAAACCCAATAAATGTTTTAAGGAACAGGAAATAAGAGAATTCCTTACCCGTACAGGTATCGCCATAGGGGATACCGCCCGTACCGTTATCCGGCACAAAGATAATGCATCGGATAAATTCCTGGAAATTACTGAAAAGATAAACCTGACTCAGGTGCTCGATAAAATACCCGAATGTCATACAATTGTTACGACCGGACAAAAAGCAACAGACACCTTGCTGACTATTATAAAAGCCGAAGAACCAAAGGTAGGCACTTACTCGCCTTTTGTCTATCATAACAGGGAAATGCGTTTGTATCGCATGCCTTCTTCCTCCCGGGCCTACCCCAAACCTCTTGAAGAAAAAGCAGCAGTTTATTCAGTTTTATTCCGGGACCTGAACATGTTACCTTAA